A window of Rhododendron vialii isolate Sample 1 chromosome 13a, ASM3025357v1 contains these coding sequences:
- the LOC131312451 gene encoding GTPase LSG1-2-like — MGKNDKAALGRALVKHHNQMVQQSKDKGRFYRNQQKKVLESITDVNDIDAVIEQADEAARLFSADNPIPNLLVDPDSSSSISDMTPEERREQQKKEEALHASSLRVPRRPPWNAEMTVEELDANETRAFLVWRRNLASLEENEKLVLTPFEKNLDIWRQLWRVVERSDLLVMVVDARDPLFYRCPDLEEYAREIDEHRRTLLLVNKADLLPYPVREKWAKYFRLHGILFVFWSAKAATAALEGKMLGFPTEKQNGLQESDDTKIYGREELLARLQSEAEEIAMTRRKHSPSVNISGNASKSVVVGFVGYPNVGKSSTINALVGEKRTGVTSTPGKTKHFQTLIISDELTLCDCPGLVFPSFTSSRYEMIASGVLPIDRMTEHREAIQVVANRVPRHAIEDVYKITLPKPKSYEPQSRPPLGSELLRAYCASRGYVASSGLPDETKAARIILKDYIDGKLPHFEMPPGTSDEEPISSGMRESDSSDCEDDGNSEDESGPTLEHVLTDLNSFDVANGLGLEKVDPVKKKPANASHKQHRKPQRKKDRSWRVHGDGDGMPVVRVFQKPLNTGPLKVG, encoded by the exons ATGGGGAAGAACGACAAGGCGGCGCTAGGAAGGGCCCTGGTGAAGCACCACAACCAGATGGTCCAGCAATCCAAAGACAAGGGTCGGTTCTACAGGAACCAGCAGAAAAAGGTGCTGGAATCCATAACTGACGTCAACGACATCGACGCCGTCATCGAGCAGGCCGACGAGGCCGCGCGCCTCTTCTCCGCCGACAATCCCATCCCCAACCTCCTCGTTGATCC GGACTCTAGCTCTAGCATCAGTGACATGACACCTGAGGAAAGGAGAGAACAACAGAAGAAAGAGGAGGCATTGCATGCTAGCAGTCTTCGTGTTCCACGCAG gCCACCATGGAATGCTGAAATGACTGTGGAAGAGCTTGATGCCAATGAAACACGAGCTTTTTTAGTTTGGCGTCGCAACCTTGCAAG CCTCGAGGAGAATGAAAAACTTGTTCTTACTCCTTTTGAGAAGAATCTAGATATCTGGAGACAGCTTTGGCGGGTAGTTGAACGAAGTGATCTG CTTGTGATGGTGGTTGATGCAAGGGACCCTCTTTTCTACCGTTGCCCTGATCTTGAG GAATATGCACGAGAAATCGATGAGCACAGAAGAACATTGCTTCTTGTTAACAAGGCCGATCTTTTACCATATCCAGTTAG AGAAAAATGGGCGAAATATTTCCGCCTCCATGGGATTCTATTTGTATTCTGGTCAGCTAAGGCAGCTACTGCTGCTCTTGAAGGGAAAATGCTTGGGTTTCCAACAGAGAAGCAGAATGGCCTGCAAGAATCAGATGATACAAAAATATATGGCAGGGAGGAGCTTTTAGCCCGTTTGCAGTCGGAAGCAGAAGAAATAGCCATGACAAGGAGGAAACATTCTCCCAGCGTGAACATTTCCGGAAATGCTTCCAAAAGTGttgttgtgggttttgtggGGTACCCTAACGTCGGAAAGAGCTCAACAATCAATGCGTTGGTTGGCGAGAAGCGAACAGGTGTCACATCAACTCCTGGAAAGACAAAGCATTTTCAGACACTCATAATTTCCGATGAACTAACACTATGTGATTGCCCTGGATTGGTATTTCCTTCCTTTACAAGTTCCAGATATGAGATGATTGCTTCTGGGGTTTTACCGATTGACCGAATGACTGAGCACAGGGAAGCAATTCAGGTTGTGGCAAATCGAGTTCCTAGACACGCAATTGAGGATGTCTATAAAATCACTTTACCAAAACCCAAGTCGTATGAGCCGCAGTCTAGGCCCCCTTTGGGATCAGAACTTTTGAGAGCATATTGTGCCTCGCGTGGCTATGTTGCCTCTAGTGGGCTGCCTGATGAAACAAAGGCTGCCCGAATAATCTTGAAAGATTACATTGATGGGAAGCTTCCTCATTTTGAAATGCCCCCCGGAACCTCAGATGAGGAGCCCATTTCTTCTGGGATGCGTGAATCGGATTCATCTGATTGTGAAGATGATGGAAACAGTGAAGATGAAAGTGGACCTACTTTAGAACATGTATTGACTGATCTTAATTCATTTGACGTTGCTAACGGACTAGGTCTGGAGAAGGTGGACCCTGTTAAGAAAAAGCCGGCAAATGCGTCTCATAAACAGCACAGGAAGCcccaaaggaaaaaagaccgatCATGGCGGGTtcatggtgatggtgatggaaTGCCCGTTGTAAGAGTCTTCCAGAAGCCACTGAATACTGGTCCTCTGAAAGTGGGATAG